Proteins from a genomic interval of Deltaproteobacteria bacterium CG11_big_fil_rev_8_21_14_0_20_42_23:
- the rbfA gene encoding ribosome-binding factor A, with protein MKLTKTLPYSRPERVAEQLKEILASACLLELSDSRLDGVMVTKVIATKDLRQARVYFHMLEATKRKIEKAIHGFVSASGYLKRVVGKNMNLKYVPEMKFFYDDSFDEMDRITQLMNSVEAHP; from the coding sequence ATGAAATTAACGAAAACCCTTCCTTATAGCAGACCCGAACGAGTTGCCGAGCAGCTGAAAGAAATTCTTGCCAGCGCTTGTCTTCTTGAACTTTCTGATTCACGCCTTGATGGTGTGATGGTGACAAAAGTTATTGCTACCAAAGATCTTCGCCAAGCCAGAGTTTATTTTCACATGCTTGAGGCTACCAAAAGAAAAATAGAAAAAGCCATTCACGGTTTTGTGAGTGCATCGGGATATTTGAAACGTGTTGTAGGGAAAAACATGAACCTCAAATACGTTCCCGAAATGAAATTTTTCTACGACGATAGCTTCGATGAAATGGATCGCATTACCCAGCTGATGAATTCAGTCGAGGCTCATCCATGA
- a CDS encoding translation initiation factor IF-2, protein MTVHTDKENGSEQSTVQVVEKRVKPTVIRRRAKVVAPKPEETKAPEVLEAKQETEAVEEKIKTQIVQEPSPETPAVAESAVEPVVEIDEKSADKILSQKEDLSPEERKIGVVGRIDLDKTPEALTSTWKENAKEKELIPRANKRRRSKEEIEMDSIQRAGGLRRYADIVRVDEPETPAAKAVPDRVFQPGMAANRRRNKKKEGKKTVVTQPKAIKKVIRIEDGITVSGLSQATGIKTGELIKKLMDLGVMITANQRVETETAMLIAGEYGYTVENVGFNEEDILGAPEAHAASQHLTPRPPVATVMGHVDHGKTSLLDAIRKTNITAKEAGGITQHIGAYQVKHNEHLITFIDTPGHAAFTQMRARGAQVTDIVILVVAADDGVMPQTIEAIDHAKAANVPIIVAINKMDKPDANPKRVMQELTEHSLVPEEWGGDVICVPTSAHTGEGLDKILEMILLQAEVAELKADTGFRAKGFTIEAKLDKGRGPVATVLVQEGTLKTGDFIVSGTFSGKVRVMRDENGKLLKSAGPSTPVEIQGLNGVPDAGDEVFVVESEQKAKLVAETRADKKRKEGLFAGSASTLEDLQRRITMGEAEELAIVIKADVHGSIEAVADSLGKLSTEKVKLRILHKGVGGITESDVMLASASRALVVGFNVQADAKAREAAQKNGVTIKVYRIIYEMIDEVRLAMEGLLEPDRTEKSIGMAEVRQVFQVSKIGQIAGCYVVSGKIQRNAKGRVLRDQTIVYEGNISSLKRFKDDAKEVKENFECGIGIENFNDIKEGDMIEAFIIEETRAKLD, encoded by the coding sequence ATGACAGTTCATACTGACAAAGAAAACGGAAGCGAACAATCTACCGTTCAGGTTGTTGAAAAACGGGTGAAGCCAACGGTTATTCGGCGTCGGGCAAAAGTTGTTGCGCCAAAGCCGGAAGAAACGAAAGCACCTGAAGTTCTTGAGGCAAAACAAGAAACTGAAGCTGTAGAAGAAAAAATAAAAACTCAAATTGTTCAAGAGCCTTCTCCGGAAACCCCTGCTGTAGCTGAGTCTGCTGTAGAACCTGTTGTAGAGATTGATGAAAAATCGGCTGATAAAATTCTCTCACAAAAAGAAGATTTAAGTCCTGAAGAACGAAAAATTGGAGTGGTTGGTCGCATCGATTTAGATAAAACTCCTGAAGCGCTCACTTCCACCTGGAAAGAAAACGCCAAAGAAAAAGAACTTATTCCTCGCGCCAATAAACGCAGACGAAGCAAAGAGGAAATTGAAATGGATTCCATCCAGCGCGCTGGTGGACTTCGACGTTATGCCGATATTGTTCGCGTTGATGAACCGGAAACACCTGCTGCTAAAGCAGTTCCCGACAGAGTGTTTCAACCCGGCATGGCTGCAAACAGACGACGAAATAAAAAGAAAGAAGGAAAGAAAACAGTTGTTACCCAACCAAAAGCGATAAAAAAAGTCATTCGCATCGAAGATGGCATTACGGTTTCGGGTCTTTCGCAAGCTACCGGTATCAAAACGGGCGAACTTATTAAAAAGTTGATGGACCTTGGAGTGATGATCACAGCCAATCAAAGAGTAGAAACAGAAACGGCCATGTTGATTGCCGGTGAATATGGATACACCGTTGAAAATGTAGGCTTTAACGAAGAAGATATTTTAGGTGCGCCTGAAGCACATGCAGCTTCACAACATCTTACTCCGCGCCCACCAGTTGCAACGGTGATGGGACATGTTGATCACGGAAAAACTTCTTTGCTTGATGCTATTCGCAAAACCAATATTACCGCAAAAGAAGCAGGCGGAATTACCCAGCACATTGGTGCTTATCAGGTGAAGCACAATGAGCACCTCATCACTTTTATTGATACTCCGGGCCACGCAGCTTTCACCCAAATGCGAGCGCGCGGTGCACAAGTGACTGATATTGTTATTCTGGTTGTTGCAGCTGATGATGGTGTGATGCCGCAAACCATTGAAGCTATCGACCACGCAAAGGCAGCCAACGTTCCCATCATCGTGGCCATCAACAAAATGGATAAGCCCGATGCAAATCCAAAGAGAGTAATGCAAGAATTGACCGAGCATTCACTTGTGCCAGAAGAATGGGGCGGAGATGTTATTTGCGTTCCTACCTCAGCGCATACAGGTGAAGGCCTCGACAAAATTTTAGAAATGATTTTGCTTCAAGCTGAAGTTGCAGAACTCAAGGCTGACACTGGTTTCCGGGCGAAGGGTTTTACCATCGAGGCAAAACTCGACAAAGGCAGAGGCCCTGTTGCAACAGTGCTGGTACAAGAAGGTACGCTCAAAACAGGCGACTTTATTGTTTCTGGAACATTTTCTGGAAAAGTGCGTGTGATGCGTGATGAAAATGGAAAACTGCTGAAATCAGCCGGCCCATCAACCCCAGTTGAAATTCAAGGTTTGAATGGTGTTCCAGATGCTGGTGACGAAGTGTTTGTAGTTGAAAGTGAACAAAAAGCAAAACTCGTTGCTGAAACAAGAGCAGATAAAAAACGAAAAGAAGGTTTATTTGCAGGATCAGCTTCAACGCTTGAAGATTTACAACGCAGAATTACCATGGGTGAGGCTGAAGAGCTTGCCATTGTGATTAAAGCGGATGTTCACGGCAGCATAGAAGCCGTTGCCGATTCTCTGGGCAAACTTTCTACCGAGAAAGTGAAGCTAAGAATCTTGCACAAAGGTGTAGGTGGAATCACCGAAAGTGATGTCATGCTTGCTTCTGCTTCAAGAGCATTGGTTGTTGGTTTCAATGTTCAAGCCGATGCAAAAGCAAGAGAAGCGGCACAAAAAAATGGCGTAACCATAAAAGTGTATCGCATTATTTACGAAATGATTGACGAAGTAAGACTCGCCATGGAAGGGTTGTTGGAACCAGATCGTACCGAAAAAAGTATTGGTATGGCAGAAGTAAGACAGGTATTCCAAGTTTCAAAAATTGGCCAAATTGCAGGTTGCTATGTCGTGAGTGGAAAAATTCAGCGCAATGCAAAAGGCAGAGTTTTACGTGATCAAACTATTGTATACGAAGGAAACATCAGCTCACTCAAACGATTTAAAGATGATGCCAAAGAAGTGAAAGAAAACTTCGAATGCGGTATCGGCATCGAAAACTTCAACGACATTAAAGAAGGCGATATGATTGAAGCCTTCATCATTGAAGAGACAAGGGCGAAATTAGACTAA